One segment of Tenrec ecaudatus isolate mTenEca1 chromosome 1, mTenEca1.hap1, whole genome shotgun sequence DNA contains the following:
- the LOC142437248 gene encoding calmodulin-alpha, with protein MADQLTEEQIAEFQEAFPLFDKDGDGTITTKELGTVMRSLGQNPTEAELQDMINAADADGNGTIDFPEFLTMMARKIKDTDSEEEIREASHVFDKDGNGYISAAELRHMMTNLGEKLTDEEVDEMIREADIDGDGQVNYEEFVQMMTAK; from the coding sequence ATGGCTGACCAACTGACTGAAGAGCAAATTGCAGAATTCCAGGAAGCTTTTCCACTATTTGACAAGGATGGTGACGGAACTATAACCACAAAGGAATTGGGGACTGTCATGAGGTCTCTTGGGCAGAATCCCACAGAAGCAGAATTACAAGACATGATTAATGCAGCAGATGCTGATGGTAATGGCACAATTGACTTCCCGGAATTTCTGACAATGATGGCAAGAAAAATAAAGGACACAGACAGTGAGGAAGAAATCAGAGAAGCATCCCATGTGTTCGATAAGGATGGCAATGGCTACATTAGTGCAGCAGAACTTCGTCACATGATGACAAACCTTGGAGAGAAGTTAACAGACGAAGAGGTTGATGAAATGATCAGGGAAGCAGATATTGATGGGGATGGTCAAGTAAACTATGAAGAGTTTGTACAAATGATGACAGCAAAGTGA